The Erinaceus europaeus chromosome 13, mEriEur2.1, whole genome shotgun sequence genome segment ccattttccccccttttgttgcccttgttattgtagcctcgttatggctattattattgagattgttgatgctgttcgttgttggataggacagagagaaatggagaggaggggaagacggggggtggggggggtggtagaacacagacacctgcagacctgcttcaccacctgtgaaggtgactccccctgcaggtggggagctgggggctcaaactgggatccttacaccggtccttgcgctttgcgccacatgtgcttaacccactgcgccaccgcccgacccccccccccgacttatTTTTAAGGGTAGATAATCTTTGCTTCCAATGATGAACTACAGGTCAAACCTCAAATTTTGAATATGACATATCAAGATTTGGTCCCACAGTTATTTTTTCAGTTCTACTTTCCACTACAACTCAAATGCATCAAAAATGTCTTTTAATGTGAGTGCTTTCTGGCTTTTGCTTGAAATGAGGATCTCTCTCCCCTCAATACCTGTCAGAGTCCAGCTAAAATGCCCCCATAATCTTGAAATTATTTCCCAACCTGCAATTACGATCACTAATTGCTCTGCATCTAGACTCCTTCAATGTTTACAAACATTTCCCTGAGATCAGCTACCCCTTCTGTGACTAGCATCTACCTAGCTCGTTTAAGCAATAAAAAGCTTAATTGTATAGGCTCttcccacaaaacaaaacaagccaatGATACATTTATCACTGGGGAGGGAGTGCCACCAGGACTTTCTGTGGATGGgattctaccactcctgatgGGCTCttcagcaaacgctagaagaagaagatgggctcttctctaccccaccctctttaattttagagagagaaaagagacactacagcactgttccactgcaaGTTTTTCCTAGTGTGTACACTggatgccaggggctcaaacttgggtccttgggtgtggtaaagtgtgcactctcttgggtgaactatctcctggccctgtgacacctactttttaaaaaagaaaagtgtaatTTCCCGATCAGTACTTTTCTTTTAGTCTAGCTGGAGCctctacatgcatgatttcaaaAGTTCCCCAGCTGACTTTTCattttgagacagagagggaaagacaccacagcttccCTCAGTATCATGACACTTCTCACGTGGTGTAATGGGCTCATTTCCAAGCCGTGCatagcaaggcatgtgccctaacCAGGGAATGCTCTCTCTAGCCTTCTTGTATTTTGAGAGACCTTTATAACCCTTGGGGTAACAACTATGATGTTAACACATAATGCCAATGAAAATGCTTTTAAAACTGTTAGttgcctttactttttttttttttctttgtaacccAGAAGGTGTTTTTCATTTAAACCAAAGCATCAAATAGTGAGTCATTCTTAACCCTGTATGTCTTTCATGACAGAATTACATACTGTAgttaggaggtggtacagtggataaaagttGGACCTCAGGGAGGGGAGgcaccataatggttatggaaaagactcatgcctgaggctctgagctcccaggttcaatccccagcaccaccataaactagagctgagcagttctctgatctctctgtatctggagggttggggagagaaggggaggaagaaggggaagagggttGGAGCTCATAGTCAACCCCTGGCATCTGTTGTGCCAGAGATgctctagttttgtttttttttttcctttttcttctctgtaatttttttttttttaaaaaaaaggtcttcTAAAGATCCATATATACTATACACAACAAGCATTAGGAAACAGATCTTTACAATgagcatttaaaacattttaacatAAAGTGACCAAGAAGCTAGTATGCATGGCAtgacccaaaaataaataaataataaaacaatgacCTCATTATTGCACTCTACCATATTAAAGTTTCCAAACACCTTCATTTGATTAAATAtttgctgtaatgtgtgtgaacTACAACAGAATTAGTCTAAAGGGCAGTTCTGACAATTTAAAACAATGACACAAAACACATCAGCAAGACTAGGCAAGTGTTAGTTCTGTTCtatagaagagagaaccagaaagatATTATCCTTGGGTATGAGTAGCAAgtgcaaggaaaagaaaaatcaaatataaGGTAATCTATGTCCCTGCTTTGGAAGGGCTCTTTCCAAAGAACTTTAGCAAATATTGTCTCATTCAGTACCCAAGTCTCTGCAACACCAGGTGGTCAGAGAATTTCAAGTAGAACAAAGTTCTCCTGGGGGGCAGAGTTAGGTGATAGAGGCTCCAAGAAATGACTGCATTTGAATTAACAGGGTCAAACATGGAAGGCATACAAGGTGGGGCTTCGGGAAAAGGGTAGAGTTCTAAAGTGGGAACCTGTATAAAAACAATGATTAGCTAAGTTAAACGCGTAGTTGATAAATCTTTTGAGTGCCAAGACAAAGAATAAACATAACATAGTGGCTGGAAGAGCTTGGCTGGCAACTGCAGAAATCTTGgtgagagagaggatgaggggcTGAATCTGCATTGTGGTTATGCAGCGGGAGGAGGAAATAAAATCTAAAGGTAACTAACAGTAAAAGAGGTGAGGAAAGGGCGATTTCAAGGCAATCCGAAGGTTTCCTTTATCTTGAGGAAcagaaaaacacacaaagaaatgaCTTGCCAAAGTCCAGTTCCGAGATCCCCCGCTTCCCAGGGGGCCCCTTAAGACTGCTAAATAGTCATTCTGATGCACTTTCTCCTATACCCGCACAAtggctgtttcttttctttctttcttttttttttttttttttttaactttctcttcACTCCCATTCTCCTCTTTCCTCACCTTACTGAAGGAGAGCGCCTCTGTTTTAACAAATGGTGTACTCTCTGCCTACGGAAGCTCAGGGGTGCTTTAAGGATCCTCAAATTCTATAGCTAAATCAACTCGCGATTTCAAGCCATATATGGTACAGGACAATAGCCATACAATCAAAGAACATGGCCAGCCCCCGCGAACAGCCAGGCTGCGATCGGATTCCACGACCTGTGCGGTGGCCGCGGGGCCCCCAAGACTCCTGGAAGCCGGTCTCCGGGCCGGGCGGCTGCACAGCCCCACGAGGCTCGCGCTCGAGCCCCTTCCCGGTCCagccgcccccagcccccacgcTGCAGGCCGGGCTCCGTGAGCAGAATCCCATTTTCCACGGCCCACTGGGTCTGCAGGGCGGCACGGAGCAGGTCCGGGCAGAGCCGGCAGGAGGGGGCCGGGGAGGCGAGGGTGTGCGTGGGGGTGGTGGTTCCACTTTCCTTCGCCGCCCACCCCTCGAGGTTCGCCGGCTCCAGCAGAACCGACACTGCGGCCCCCCGACCCATCCCGGATGTCTTTCATCCCCGGAAGCGACCGGGCCCAGAGGCACCCAGTTCCCTTTTCTCAggcaaagaagggggggggggggtccgtgGATGAATCAGGCTGAGCATTCATTGAAcaactccccctccccactccgttaaaaaagaaaaaaaaaaaaaaaagaaatgcccagGCCTGGCTTGCTGCCAAGCCCGCAGCGTAGGTTACCCGGAGTTGGAAGGCGCCGCTCGCTGCCGGGCGGGGCGGGCTGCTGCAGAGTCGGCGGGAGGGTCTGCGTCTGAaacagcggcggcggcggctcggcGTCCGGGGGCCTGAGGCCCGGAGTGGCGCCGGGCAGAGGGGCGCAGCGCCGCCGCttcggggagccggggctcagcaGCGCCGCCTCGAACTCCATAGGCCGCTTCAACGTCGCCCCGCACGCCATGCCGCTGACGGGCCGAGGATCGCGAGCGGACGCGGTTGGAACTGCGGCCCAAGCTCCGGCTCCTGAGCGGAGCTCCCAAAGCCAAGCCGGCTCCAATGGCGCCTCCAGCACCCGACAGCGGCGCTGGCCCCGCCTCCTGTGACGTCACGGGTCTGGCCACCGCCCGGCGGAGGTGGGGCAGCCGGAAGAGGGCCGCTCTGGGAGGTCCGGCGGCGACGTTCCGGCCCGCCGCGCCCCCTGCTGAGAAAATGGAACAGTCTGGGCGGAGAGTTTGGTTACCTAGCAACCACCGGACTGCCCCCACCTCCCGGGGCTTCCACCTCTCGCGGAGTCCGGGTCCCCTGAGGTTCACCGCCGTCCCCCTCCACCCACAGCGTCCCGAGCCGGAGCTCCCGGGTGGCCCCTGAGGTTTTCACACCTGCGTCGCGACGGTGTGGGGGAGAGCTCGCCCGGGTTCGAATCTCCGCGTCTCTAACCTCCTTCTGTCTAGGCCGCTCTAGTCccgtggaaaaaaagaaagggtgatTCTAAAAGGACGCCCAGGGCATTCCCCTGACGCCAGGGAAGTCTTCATTTACAACATGACCCGAGATCTGAGGCCAGACTGTAATAGGAAGTCCACCAAGCCCAGAAAATTGTATGGGTGCGCCACGCAATGTGTTTTGGCGTGGGTGACCCACATCTCCACCAACTTATCAAAGGGTCTGCtacccaaaataataaaataaaatgccaaacAAATGAAGAGTAACCCACTCGCTTTGGTTACCTAAGAAAGACGTCAGAGTAATGAGAACTTCAGCTGACAGCTGATTTGCCATTCTCCCGATGTGATTTGACAGCTCGGATTTTTCCTCAGGTCTATCCAAATCCCTTCCTGCAGTGCCAGCCTAAAGTGCTTTTGATATTCTGGAAAGATATATAACAAGACTGTTCTGCTTCCAGAAACTGTATGTGTTTATGTATCACCGAGAAGCAGATTCAGTGCTTCTAATCCATAGCAAAAGGATCTGtggtccaaaaaaagaaaaaggtaactgTCATTCtataattatttgtatatattgaaTAATAGCTACCACATGTCTCCTTTACCAAACTTCTAGGATTTTTCCAGAGTAATCTAAAATTCagatgctttttttcccctaataggTCACATGCCAAGTCAATCTGGGCACACTACTTTAGTCCATTCTttgtcctttttctgtttttttttcccgagTCCTCCctagtttctcccccccccaattttttttttaatgactgacAGCAGAAGTTCAAATTTACTTTACTCTGGGCAGGGTATGAAGAAAGAAttttatgtctgaggcaccagaggtcccaggttcaatccccagcaccactagaagCTAGACCTGAGTGCCACACTGGTAAAATAGATCATTTTACCTCTTATTTCCTATAAGGACATGAAGAAGGCTTATAATAGATCATAAATAGGATATTaggatcaaaaagaaaaagataaacagatgAGATTCAACATGATTCTGACAATTTGAAATACGGTTTTGAACTTTCTTACTGGTGAGGCATATGTACAGTTGAACTGATATAGTCACATGGAAAGAATCAGTTCAttagggagttggcggtagcgcagtgggttaagtgcacctggcacgaagcttaaggactggcataaggatcctggttcaagcccccggctccccacttgcaggggagtcccttcataggtagtgaagcaggtctgcaggtgtctatctttctctccccatctctgtcttcccctcctctctccatttctctctgacctatctaacaacgatgacatcaataacaacaacaataataactacaacaacaataaaagacaagggcaacaaaaggaaaaataaataaatattaaaaaagaatcagtTCATCAGAGGAGATAGACTAtagatttatttttccctcttattGCTATATCCTAAAGGTAATTTCTcatgttatttccttttttccctttctctctctctctctttggtaggacagatagaaattgagagggaaggggaaggtagggagagagaaagagagacacctgcagacctatagACTGCTTCCATGCTTGTGAAATTTTCTCCCTacacatggggagccagggatagaacctggttCCTCATGCAAGGTAATGCATGTGcataactgggtgtaccaccacctcgtAGCCTCTcatctgatttaaaaaagaaaaggctatttattattgagagggataggaagagagaaagagagaagcagagcatcactctggtacatgcattgtcagagattgaacttgggacctcatgcttgagagtctaatgctttaaccTCCCATATCATCTTCATGTGATTTTATTAGGAtccagcaaataaaaaaaaaataataaagcaatcaAGGagtctgagtggtggcacacgtggttgagcagaTGCGTTATAGTGTGAAAGGACCagactcaagctcctggtccccatctgcaggggtcgcttcacaggcagtgaagcaggtctgcaggtgtctgtctttctctccccctctctgtcttcccctcctctctccatttctctctgtcctatccaacaacgacaacatcaataacaataataactacaacaataaaacaacaagggcaacaaaaagaataaataaataaatattaaagaaaagaattaaaatttttttggtattatatttatttatttattggatagatacagccagaaataggtttgggggctgggtggtagcgcagcgggttaagcgcacatggcacaaaactcaagaaccagtgtaatgatcccagttggagtccctagctccccaactgcagtaaagtaggtctgcagatgtctttctttgtttcttttttgaaatgtatttccttttgttgccattgttgtttttattgttggagttaattgttgttgttatcaatgtcgttgctgttgggtaggacagagagaaatggagagaggagggaagacagagacagggacagaaagatagacacgtgaggatctgtttcaccgcttgtgaagcaaccccccctgcaggtggggagccggggccttgaaccgggatccttgctcccgtccttgagctttgcatcacctgcgcttaacctgcgctaccgcccgactccccaggtgtctgtctttctttcccactctctgtcttcctctcctctctcaatttctctctgtcatatccaacaacaacaaccacagcagtaacaacaacaataaacaacaaggcaacaaaaaagaaaaaatggcttccagaagcagtggattcatagtgcaagcaccgagccccagcaataaccttggaggcaaaaaaagaagaaaaaagaaagaaagataggaagaaagaaagaaagaaagaaaggaaggaagaaaggaaggaaggaaggaaggaagtagggggaaatagagaggaagatagagtggtcctggaggtggcacagtggataaagcactggagtctcaagcatgaggttcctagttcaatccccagcaacacatgtaccagagcgatgtctggctttttctctctctcctcctaactttgtcattaataaacaaaatcttaaaaagagagagagacagacacctgcagtactacttcaccactcactcgAACCccaatccttgagcattgtaacatatgcactccaccaggtgtgccaccacctggccccctgtgggATGTTTTTTTAAAGGTCTTGTCTAATGTGGTCCAAGAAAATTACTTGTGAAGTTGATGAAACTGgtcaaaagtcagagctgagaaggtTTGATAAGTGTGTCCCTTGCATAGCCATTCTAAATACCACTTCTACTGAGGATTTTGCTAAACACTTTGATGTTCTCTGTGATCCTCTGAAACTATGAGTGTGCCTTGTAATATTAGTGTTTTAAAGCAGGAAGTTATAATTTGTTTACATGTCTGCGCTTCAAAACTATAAATTCTTTGAGAATAGTAAGTAGGCCTCATCCGTCTGTCTTTCCCCATCCCCAGCACAGGACTTTCATACAGTAGAATAGAAACAAAATACATATTGGGCCAATGAATAAATGTTTTGAGattgtcttctgtctctctctgaaagctGATAGTCCACATTATTGAATGAGGGTGGATTCAGGTGATTCAGAAACCAAACAAGTAGGTGGTATATCCCATTATAAGTTGCAGCTGACAGTGGCCCAACCCaagagatattcttttttttttcgtttttatttaagaaaggattaattaacaaaaccatagggtaggaggggtacaaccccacacaattcccaccacccaatctccatatcccaccccctcccccgatagctttcccattctctatccctctgggagcatggacccagggtcattgtgggttgcagaaggtagaaggtctggcttctgtaattgcttcctcgctgaacatggccattgactggtcggtccatactcccagtctgcctctctctttccctagtagggtgggtctctggggaagctgagctccaggacacattggtggggtcttcaatccagggaagtctggccggcatcctgatgacacctggaacctggtgactgaaaagagagttaacatacaaagccaaacaaattgttgagcaatcatggacccaaagcttggaaaagtggagaggaagtgttagggagggtactcactgcaaactctagtgtacttctgctttcttactttggtgccatactccaaactcagtcattttctgctttgcatttctacttctttttttttttttttttacatgcataacattccccagattcccatttaacaaaacaacccccactatttcattcatcatttttcatggacctgtattctccccacccacccacccaccccagagtcttttactttggtgtaatactccaattccatttcaggttcgacttgtgttttcttttctaatcttgtttttcaacttcggcctgagagtgagatcatcccgtattcatccttctgtttctgacttatttcactcaacatgattttttcaaggtccatccaagatcggctgaaaacggtgaagtcaccattttttacagctgagtagtattccattgtgtatatagaccacaacttgctcagccactcatctgttgttggacacctgggtccaAGAGATATTCTTAAGGGAACAAATGAGCTACCCTGATGGCCACTCCGTGTAGTGTCTTCCTATGAGGTCACCATAGTCCAGTCCTGTTTttctttactatatttatttatttatttgatagaaatagaaattgagagggaaagggaatataaagagggaaagagacagagagacacctgcaccactgttttaccacgtgtgaagctttccccctgcaggtgggggcttgaatgtACTGGGAAGTGtgttgtctattttttctttttttggttgttgtttatTTCCTTACTATTGTTAAATATTTGTCATTTATTAacatgacacacacacatacacacacacacagagggagagagaggaggaaaggacaaACATTATCATGCTGGCATGTGCAATTCCAGGGATGGGATGTTAGGCCTTTCTCTCTGATTATATGTCTACATGTACTCTCTCTTGTTAGTGtacttttgatttattattttatctttattttaaaacatttgacttatttattattgagagagttaagagggaagagagagaatcagagcatcactctgggatgTGCACTGCCAAGGaccaaatttgggacctcatgcttgggagtccaatgctttaaccattgtgctatctcttggACTGCTGTACATTCATTTTAATAAGCATTTTTTTGCTTTGCTTAGAATCCTGTCTGCCCAGTGTTGTGGTATCCACCCACCAATGCCACATCTGAAAGGATCTGGGGTCCCTGGGGTTCCCTGGTAACTTTGTATGGCCATGACAAGGGTTAGTGGTTAGTAGCTTTTTCCTCTTGGAAAAGTAGGTGGATGGTGTACTGGGGAAAAATATCTCATAAGTGGTCTTGTGCTGAACACTAATCCCTGTTGTTGTGcttgggccgcggagaagagagagaggaggggtctggagcgaagaggaaacacaaatctttatttgcgctggcacctcagagttgggtgctagagaagcaggttgggccacatggaggtagcgaaaatggccgcctcacgcagtaacctttcctgcgtctgaacactggaatgaagcgctggcaagagagcaaggtgcggaagaagggcttttataggagtagctttcatgagaatgggaagggggaggagtaaccatagcactccaggataggatgataactctcgtgagaatgggaggtgggaggagtgaccaaagcactccaaatatcgcgggggatatagacaatgccctgagggcacaacatggctgaacagg includes the following:
- the AKIRIN1 gene encoding akirin-1 isoform X2; translation: MACGATLKRPMEFEAALLSPGSPKRRRCAPLPGATPGLRPPDAEPPPPLFQTQTLPPTLQQPAPPGSERRLPTPGSSWMKKDQPTFTLRQVGIICERLLKDYEDKIREEYEQILNTKLAEQYESFVKFTHDQIMRRYGTRPTSYVS